A portion of the Candidatus Babeliales bacterium genome contains these proteins:
- a CDS encoding FAD-dependent oxidoreductase yields the protein MNKTHIIIGASAAGIGVLNKLSQLVPDDTIICISAEKEAPYNTCLLADYGVGEKTVQELSIFNSDRLRSNHSLLLGVRVVAIDKDAKIVACSDGQTFQYDTLFIGMGTAATKPNIDGIDAAGVFTFHTMADCQTIASYIKQQPVKRAVVVGAGLTGLEVADMLHAHNVSVAVVEKQPRVLASLISPEGSHVIEDAMMHSNIPFYANDMVLQIVHDNGVVTGVQLASGAFIFADVVVVAVGATPNTALAQQAGIAVSQYGIITDEYLMTNVSGIWAGGDNAQVRCKFTNAYVQSCTWPDAMQQGLIAAQAMAGVPKVYPGATRITDSSFFGIEFQAGGVPYSANSEHEIITEPRDGGAYSIILENNKPVGFFGIGSHAISREYKKRLLMG from the coding sequence ATGAATAAAACACATATTATTATCGGTGCTTCAGCAGCAGGAATTGGGGTTTTAAATAAGCTTTCTCAATTAGTTCCTGATGACACCATCATTTGTATTTCAGCGGAAAAAGAGGCGCCTTATAATACATGCCTGCTTGCAGATTATGGCGTTGGTGAAAAAACGGTTCAAGAGCTTTCTATCTTTAACTCTGATCGACTGCGTAGTAATCATTCGTTATTATTGGGGGTAAGAGTGGTGGCAATAGATAAAGACGCGAAAATAGTTGCCTGTTCTGATGGCCAAACGTTTCAGTACGACACTCTTTTTATTGGAATGGGCACAGCTGCCACTAAACCGAACATAGATGGCATTGATGCAGCAGGAGTTTTTACCTTTCATACTATGGCTGATTGCCAAACTATTGCCAGCTATATAAAACAACAACCTGTAAAACGAGCAGTGGTTGTTGGAGCAGGACTTACCGGTCTTGAGGTGGCAGATATGCTCCATGCGCATAACGTTTCTGTTGCAGTGGTTGAAAAACAGCCCCGTGTGCTGGCCTCATTAATTTCGCCTGAAGGATCGCATGTTATAGAAGATGCGATGATGCATAGCAATATACCATTTTATGCGAATGATATGGTGCTGCAAATTGTGCACGATAATGGTGTTGTGACTGGTGTTCAGCTTGCAAGTGGTGCATTTATTTTTGCTGATGTGGTTGTGGTTGCCGTAGGCGCTACACCGAATACAGCGCTTGCCCAACAGGCAGGAATTGCCGTTTCGCAGTACGGAATTATTACGGATGAGTATCTGATGACGAATGTGTCCGGTATATGGGCGGGCGGTGATAATGCGCAAGTTCGATGTAAATTTACTAATGCATATGTACAAAGCTGTACCTGGCCAGATGCGATGCAGCAAGGATTAATTGCAGCTCAGGCAATGGCGGGAGTGCCAAAGGTCTATCCGGGGGCAACCCGTATCACCGATTCATCCTTTTTTGGCATTGAATTTCAGGCGGGTGGCGTGCCCTATAGCGCCAACAGCGAGCATGAAATTATTACTGAGCCTAGGGATGGCGGCGCATATTCAATCATATTAGAAAATAATAAGCCAGTAGGTTTTTTCGGCATTGGGTCTCATGCGATATCTCGCGAGTATAAAAAACGCCTTTTGATGGGCTAA